A single genomic interval of Quadrisphaera sp. RL12-1S harbors:
- a CDS encoding GNAT family N-acetyltransferase, with amino-acid sequence MEPKIPAPYVVQPLAPGQHDAAMDTVWRAFGWGQRRAAADEVIAARAIEIDRTLVAVDTTAEDGHVVGTTSTYSLTMTLPGGAQAPVAGVWMVSVDPTHRRRGVQSALLHHQLRQFAADGESISALWTTEAPLYQRFGYGLATWRSRIEVDLAHAVFTPRATALAASSGAQLRLMSLEQALPHLVGIHEKQATTRPGTLARDERRWQQLLGDDDGPAAELVVAIGPAGATGYAAYRLREGAPAAVPTGEVAVQEISALDAATHAQLWRFLLDTDLRRTLTCSSRPLPDPLAHLLSDHRRMDARVDDALWVRLVDLPTALSMRAYSRDVDVVVEVEDDLLPANAGRWRVTVADDGQRAQITRSDRAPDLSMDVSDLGAAHFGATTLADLARAGRVIELKTGALAAASAAWGWPTTPDAQEIF; translated from the coding sequence GTGGAGCCCAAGATCCCCGCGCCGTACGTCGTGCAGCCCCTGGCGCCCGGCCAGCACGACGCAGCGATGGACACGGTGTGGCGGGCCTTCGGGTGGGGACAGCGCCGTGCGGCCGCCGATGAGGTCATCGCGGCGCGCGCCATCGAGATCGACCGGACCCTGGTCGCTGTCGACACCACTGCGGAAGACGGACACGTTGTCGGCACCACCAGCACCTACTCCCTGACAATGACGCTGCCCGGCGGTGCCCAGGCCCCGGTTGCCGGCGTGTGGATGGTCAGTGTCGATCCCACCCACCGCCGCCGCGGTGTGCAGAGCGCGCTGCTGCACCACCAGCTGCGTCAGTTCGCCGCCGACGGGGAGTCGATCTCGGCACTGTGGACCACTGAGGCCCCGCTGTACCAGCGGTTCGGCTACGGATTGGCGACGTGGCGCTCCCGCATCGAAGTCGACCTGGCCCACGCCGTCTTCACCCCCCGAGCTACCGCTCTGGCCGCCTCATCCGGTGCGCAGCTGCGGCTGATGAGCCTGGAGCAGGCATTACCGCACCTGGTGGGCATCCACGAGAAGCAGGCCACCACCCGCCCGGGAACCCTGGCCCGCGACGAGCGCCGCTGGCAGCAGCTCCTCGGTGACGACGACGGCCCCGCCGCCGAGCTCGTCGTCGCCATAGGGCCCGCCGGCGCTACCGGGTATGCGGCCTATCGCCTGCGCGAGGGTGCACCGGCGGCCGTGCCCACCGGCGAAGTCGCGGTCCAGGAGATCAGTGCGCTGGACGCCGCCACGCATGCGCAGCTGTGGCGGTTCCTGCTGGACACCGACCTGCGGCGCACCCTGACGTGCAGCTCCCGTCCCTTGCCGGATCCGCTGGCGCACCTGCTCAGCGACCACCGGCGGATGGACGCCCGCGTCGATGACGCCCTGTGGGTGCGCCTGGTGGACCTGCCCACGGCGCTGTCCATGCGCGCCTACAGCCGCGACGTGGACGTGGTGGTGGAGGTCGAGGACGATCTTCTACCGGCCAACGCAGGGCGCTGGCGGGTCACCGTGGCCGATGATGGGCAGCGGGCCCAGATCACTCGCAGCGACCGAGCCCCTGATCTGAGCATGGACGTCAGCGACCTCGGTGCGGCTCACTTCGGCGCGACGACGCTGGCCGACCTGGCCCGCGCCGGTCGTGTAATCGAACTGAAGACCGGCGCGTTGGCAGCTGCCTCCGCGGCTTGGGGTTGGCCCACCACTCCGGACGCGCAGGAGATCTTCTGA
- a CDS encoding 2-thiouracil desulfurase family protein has translation MDLVSACLAGLPCRYDGRSLPDPSVVQAVREGRAVPACAEQLAGLDTPRAAAELVGGDGHDVLAGRARVLTADGEDVTTDYVRGAELVADLAVRHGLNTAVLQARSPSCGCGSVYDGTHSGVLVAGDGVVTAVLRQRGLQVRSVRGQRPPT, from the coding sequence GTGGACCTGGTGAGCGCTTGCCTGGCTGGTCTGCCGTGTCGGTACGACGGTCGCTCACTGCCTGACCCTTCGGTGGTTCAGGCCGTGCGTGAGGGGCGTGCTGTCCCGGCGTGCGCTGAACAGCTGGCGGGCCTTGACACTCCTCGCGCCGCTGCGGAACTGGTAGGTGGGGACGGCCACGACGTGCTGGCAGGGCGCGCACGAGTCCTCACTGCTGACGGAGAGGACGTCACGACGGACTACGTGCGTGGCGCTGAACTGGTGGCAGATCTAGCCGTTCGTCATGGCCTCAACACAGCGGTCCTGCAAGCTCGCAGTCCCTCTTGCGGATGCGGGTCGGTGTACGACGGAACGCACAGTGGAGTGCTGGTCGCGGGCGACGGTGTGGTGACGGCAGTGCTGCGGCAGCGGGGTTTGCAGGTCAGGTCCGTGAGAGGCCAGCGCCCACCGACCTGA
- a CDS encoding carbon-nitrogen hydrolase family protein: MTDRLRVAVAQPLVILGDLSATAAAHVQAIELAHARLVVFPELSLTGYVLDAAPVALDDPCWDLIASACSALGTTALVGAPVDEGGRRSIAVVAVDGSGVRVVYRKAHLHGAENGAFHPGPGATVIDVDGWRVGLAVCRDTGIGEHTAATAALGVDLYAAGVIDEPAALAIIRSRAVANAKACGAAVAVASAAGAVGPRHGFPETAGGSAIHAADGSLLQAAGPEVDAVVVVDVERHRR; encoded by the coding sequence GTGACCGATCGCCTGCGCGTCGCCGTCGCTCAGCCCCTCGTCATCCTCGGCGATCTGAGCGCCACCGCAGCCGCCCACGTCCAAGCCATCGAGCTCGCTCACGCTCGCCTGGTCGTCTTCCCAGAGCTCTCGTTGACCGGGTATGTGCTCGACGCTGCACCGGTCGCCCTCGACGACCCATGTTGGGACCTGATCGCGTCGGCCTGCTCCGCTCTCGGCACGACCGCTCTGGTCGGGGCGCCGGTTGATGAGGGTGGCCGGCGCTCGATCGCCGTGGTCGCTGTTGACGGATCGGGGGTGCGGGTCGTCTACCGCAAAGCACACCTGCACGGCGCTGAGAACGGGGCGTTCCATCCCGGCCCAGGCGCGACAGTGATCGACGTCGACGGCTGGCGCGTCGGGCTGGCCGTCTGCCGCGACACCGGCATCGGCGAGCACACAGCTGCAACAGCAGCGCTGGGTGTCGACCTCTACGCCGCGGGCGTGATCGATGAGCCCGCGGCTCTGGCCATCATTCGCTCCCGTGCGGTCGCGAACGCCAAGGCGTGCGGCGCCGCGGTCGCGGTGGCCAGCGCCGCCGGCGCAGTTGGTCCCCGCCACGGGTTCCCCGAAACGGCGGGCGGTTCCGCCATCCACGCCGCCGACGGCTCTCTCCTTCAGGCTGCCGGCCCCGAGGTGGACGCGGTCGTTGTCGTTGATGTCGAACGTCATCGCCGTTGA
- a CDS encoding RBBP9/YdeN family alpha/beta hydrolase produces the protein MTPDPTRPQAIIIHGYGATPADHWFGWLAEQLEAAGVETQIPALPDPMNPDPVRWEHHVRAALGTPDEQTSVVAHSLGCLTVLRCLSRLPERWRLGTLVLVAGFVERLPALPNLDAYIADGCDVTGISEHVGRVVIIRSEDDAFVPPAHSDRLAALLDAPVRVIPGAGHFLAAEGVTALPAARDAITT, from the coding sequence ATGACCCCAGACCCGACACGCCCGCAGGCGATCATCATCCACGGGTACGGCGCGACGCCGGCGGACCACTGGTTCGGTTGGCTGGCCGAGCAGCTGGAAGCTGCCGGTGTCGAGACCCAGATCCCCGCCCTTCCCGATCCGATGAACCCCGACCCAGTGCGGTGGGAACACCACGTGCGCGCCGCGCTCGGAACCCCGGACGAGCAGACCTCCGTCGTCGCTCACAGCCTGGGCTGCCTCACGGTCCTGCGCTGCCTCAGCCGTCTGCCGGAGCGGTGGCGCCTTGGAACCCTCGTCCTGGTGGCCGGATTCGTCGAGCGACTGCCCGCCCTCCCGAACTTGGACGCCTACATCGCCGACGGGTGTGACGTCACCGGCATCAGCGAGCACGTCGGACGCGTCGTCATCATCCGGTCCGAGGACGACGCCTTTGTGCCGCCCGCCCACTCCGATCGCCTCGCGGCCCTGCTCGATGCACCCGTGCGCGTGATCCCGGGTGCTGGACACTTCCTCGCCGCCGAGGGGGTCACCGCGCTTCCTGCAGCTCGCGATGCCATCACCACCTAG
- a CDS encoding MerR family transcriptional regulator, producing MKVKSGSGGGMRIGELSALSGVSARALRHYEDVGILVPDRSSSGYRDYSLADVTRVAQIRALICAGMGTSTIKRYFDCVRTGDRGTQLQMCPDLRAELDLIAEALTAKQAQLQRTQEQLRRLTSTSRGLGEAR from the coding sequence GTGAAGGTCAAGTCAGGCAGTGGGGGTGGGATGCGGATTGGTGAGCTCTCCGCTCTGTCAGGGGTCAGCGCACGAGCGCTGCGGCACTACGAAGACGTCGGCATCCTGGTTCCAGATCGCTCCTCTAGCGGATACCGCGACTACTCGCTGGCTGACGTCACGCGTGTGGCACAGATCAGGGCGTTGATCTGTGCCGGGATGGGGACCTCGACCATCAAGCGCTACTTCGACTGCGTTCGGACCGGCGACCGTGGAACCCAGCTTCAGATGTGCCCCGACCTGCGTGCCGAACTGGACCTCATCGCTGAAGCCCTCACCGCGAAGCAGGCCCAGCTCCAGCGAACGCAGGAGCAGCTTCGCCGCCTGACATCGACCAGCAGGGGCTTGGGTGAAGCGCGCTGA
- a CDS encoding EamA family transporter → IVAAAGASTASSVTYLTPVVAAVVGVSVLGEHVQWNQPVGAVVVLIGIAVSQGLHRAVAARISRSNSSRSSG, encoded by the coding sequence CATCGTCGCGGCAGCAGGGGCCAGCACCGCCAGCAGCGTCACTTACCTGACCCCGGTGGTTGCTGCGGTAGTGGGGGTGAGCGTGCTGGGTGAGCACGTGCAGTGGAACCAGCCGGTGGGCGCAGTGGTGGTGCTGATCGGGATCGCCGTCTCCCAGGGGCTGCACCGCGCGGTCGCGGCCCGGATCTCGCGCAGCAACTCCTCGCGCTCGTCCGGGTGA